In the Pseudorasbora parva isolate DD20220531a chromosome 23, ASM2467924v1, whole genome shotgun sequence genome, one interval contains:
- the pnx gene encoding homeobox protein pnx encodes MHEETDNSALQGKTSFNIADILDPSKFNGKHQMMQRDVRTQESSINPVNKDTVNATSSQDTTALEIPSISGTKGKSKRIRTAFTLDQLRLLERSFQNSHYLSVFERHCIATALRLSETQVKIWFQNRRTKWKKEQEGQEEEEQIHCTPPAFAQNSFLHGHHANPIHFYPPQTLYLNPSYHHQTLMMF; translated from the exons ATGCATGAAGAAACTGACAACTCTGCACTGCAGGGAAAAACCTCCTTTAACATCGCCGACATTCTGGATCCCTCCAAATTCAACGGGAAGCATCAGATGATGCAGAGAGACGTCAGGACGCAGGAAAGCTCAA TTAATCCTGTGAATAAAGACACCGTCAATGCAACTTCTTCTCAGGACACAACAGCTTTGGAGATCCCAAGCATTTCTGGCACAAAGGGAAAGTCGAAGCGGATCCGCACCGCGTTCACACTGGATCAGCTGCGCCTCCTGGAGCGAAGCTTCCAGAACAGCCACTATCTGTCTGTGTTTGAGCGCCACTGCATCGCCACAGCCCTCCGCCTGTCCGAAACACAGGTCAAGATCTGGTTTCAGAACCGCCGCACCAAATGGAAGAAGGAACAAGAAGGTCAAGAAGAAGAGGAGCAGATCCATTGCACACCTCCTGCCTTTGCTCAGAACTCTTTTCTACACGGACATCACGCAAATCCGATTCATTTTTACCCTCCACAAACACTCTACCTGAACCCATCTTACCATCACCAGACCCTCATGATGTTCTGA